The following is a genomic window from Sphingobacterium spiritivorum.
TTTCCGGAAAGTTCCAGAGATTCAGTACCCGTAATAATAAAATAGAATTTTTCAGTGTACAGCTTCCTGCTGAAAAGATTGAGGAAATTCAGGAAACGTCCCTTGAAATGTACAATTTTTATGAAAGCAGATTTGGCAAAAGTGCCACCGACAACCTCATTGTGACAGTAAATCCCTTTGGGCATGATATGTCTTATGCAAGAAGAGGATTTATTTCATTATCATTACTGGATAATTATGGTCTTGTCGATAGAAAAGTCCTGGCACACGAAATAGCACACCTATGGTGGCAAAATGCAAAGACTGGTGTCTGGGAAGACTGGCTAAATGAATCTTTTGCAGAATTTTCCACTTTGAAATGGATGGAGAAAACGCTCTCCGATGAAATATTTCAGAAACAACTGAAAAAATATGAAGATGCATACAAAAAGCCTGTAAAAGTTTCAAAGACGAAAACGGGAGATACTGACTGGCACTCGGTTGCTTATTTTAAAGGACCCTATATGTTATATCAATTGGAAAAAAATATTGGAGAGGAAAAAATGCTGCAATTCTTGAAGAAGGTCTACAAAGACAAAATCTCCACCACAGAAAAATTAATAGAATTGTTAAAACACTATGCTGATGAAAAGTCCGTGAAAATATTAGAAAATGAAATCTATTAAATACCATAACTGAAAACGGTTGTTTCAGTCTCATGGATCAGAAAGGGTCGGAGATCACTAAATGATAAGGTATGACCAGATAAAAGCACGGGCTGTAGCAACATAATTGATAGTAAATTACTAATTATATGGGTTCTAGAATCCACAAGATTCATCTCAGAAATTAAATGCTTTAAAGACTAGCTACCAATCTATCCTCAACAAAAACAAATGGCAACAGGCTTTTAATTCCGTTAACTTTCAAAACTTCACCATTAAGACAATAAAACAACACCTGAATAGGTCTGTTCTGTTTCATTTCAAATTCGGCCATTACCTGTAGGCAGGCTCCGCAAGAAGTTATGGGTTTGGTAATTTCAAAAGCATTTGTTTGAGCAGTAATAGCCATACTTTCTATTACTCCATCAGGATGCATTACTCCAATTGAAAAAAGCGCAACCCGCTCGGCACATAACCCTGAGGGATAAGCTACATTTTCCTGATTACTGCCTAAAAAAGTCTCACCTGATTCAAGCTTAATGGCTGTACCTACTCTAAATTTGGAATAAGGAGAGTAAGAACTTTCCAGCGCCTTCTCGGCCATCTCACATAAATTTTTGTCTATTTCGCTTAACTCTTCAATATTGGCGTAATGCTCGTAAGTTATATTTAAATCGATCGATCTCATCTTAATGTCTTTACTAAAATATCCCCGATAATTTTAATATCGGGCAAACAAATTAGGGTAATTTATTGGATTATTCAAATAAATATGATGTTATACTAGATTTTGATTGCCCGGCTACTGAAATATATAGATGTGTAGGTAAGCTGATGAAACCCGAGCTAAAGAGTGTTTGGGTTTTGTAAATACTTAAATATGAGTATTGTGTCTGCATTATTGTTATATTTATTCAGATGAAGATGTCCGTAAAATAATAGTGAAACAGATGAAAAATAAAGATCGGGTAATCAACAGAATCGGCTGGGTAACACAAATAAAATCCACTCCGCCATTAACGGAGGAATATATCCAAAGGCAATACTGTTTCTTTGAAAATCAGGTACATTTTCTGCAGGACAATGGTTTTACTACTTGCACTACTTTGAAAGCCGGTGAAAAGGCTACTGATGATTCACAAATAACCGTTGGAGACCTCACTCCACTAGGACTGAAATTTTTCAGACCATGGACTGCACGCTATAACAGAAATAAAGACAAGGATAAGGCCGCCGATGATCTGAGTTTTATTAATAAAAAACTGACGGATTTTATAAAAACGAATGGCGTTAAATAGGGTACGAGGATAAATAGAATGAAAGAAAAAAATACTGATGATTTCCGTTCTGTGGTTGCCGAATTTGGGAACCTTATTAACGACTTTGGTTTCTCTTGTCCTGAGAAGCTGTGGTATCCTAATCTTATTTCCT
Proteins encoded in this region:
- a CDS encoding M1 family aminopeptidase codes for the protein MKNLVKTNILSILLLPVCILITHISKAQKITHYEGNVSLDSLKSINAAFNISYLNGDKNELDFYLNKNADIKQLRFGNKSVEYTIEGVVEDLKKVRIKNTFPKKFVLNIVYTYPLDKIESKIFTYNPNWIELSLYTGWFPVNIDDKNYSYQLNFKVPENYDIIGNGVVRKKGLNTIITNTSNHFDIPVVLSGKFQRFSTRNNKIEFFSVQLPAEKIEEIQETSLEMYNFYESRFGKSATDNLIVTVNPFGHDMSYARRGFISLSLLDNYGLVDRKVLAHEIAHLWWQNAKTGVWEDWLNESFAEFSTLKWMEKTLSDEIFQKQLKKYEDAYKKPVKVSKTKTGDTDWHSVAYFKGPYMLYQLEKNIGEEKMLQFLKKVYKDKISTTEKLIELLKHYADEKSVKILENEIY
- a CDS encoding cytidine deaminase; this encodes MRSIDLNITYEHYANIEELSEIDKNLCEMAEKALESSYSPYSKFRVGTAIKLESGETFLGSNQENVAYPSGLCAERVALFSIGVMHPDGVIESMAITAQTNAFEITKPITSCGACLQVMAEFEMKQNRPIQVLFYCLNGEVLKVNGIKSLLPFVFVEDRLVASL